Sequence from the Aquimarina sp. Aq107 genome:
TAATCAATCCGGAAAGACCTATTCAACCATTTGTTGTAAATCTTACAGGGATTAATAACAAAATGCTTAGAAACGCTCCTAAATTTTATGAAGTAGCTAAAAGAATAGTAGAAATAACAACTGATTGTATTATCGTAGCTCATAATGCGTCTTTTGATTATCGCATTCTAAAAACAGAATTCAACAGACTTGGTTTTGATTTTGAGCGTCAATCCCTGTGCACAGTAGAATTATCCCAAAAACTTATTCCAGATCAAAAGTCTTATAGCCTAGGTAAACTAGTTCGTAGCCTAGGGATTGCCATTTCTGATAGGCATAGAGCTACTGGAGATGCACAAGCTACTGTAAAACTTTTTAAATTACTATTATCTAAAGATCTAGAAAAAAATATTCTAAAAGAAACAGTAAAGCTAGAAACCAAAAGAAAAGTAGATGATAAACTACTTAAGCTTATAGAAAACGTCCCCGCTGTAACCGGAGTTTACTATATGCATCGAGAAGACGGCACTATCATTTATATAGGAAAAAGTAAAAATATCAAAAAACGAGTTACTCAACATTTTACAAATGATAATAGAAAATCTAAAAATATTCAGGATGAAGTAAGTAATGTAACCTATGAAATTACTGGGAGTGAATTACTTGCTCTTTTAAAAGAAAATGAAGAAATAAAACTTAACCGTCCAAAGTATAATCGAGCTTTAAAAAGAAATAAATTCGATCAGGGATTATACCAATTTACTGACAAAAAAGGATACAGGAACTTAATAGTAAAAAAAGTAGATCAGAATAAAAAAAGTATTACCACATTTACAAACAGACAACAAGCAAAATCATTTATGTACCGTTGGACCGAAGAATTTAAGTTGTGTCTTAAATTGATGGATCTGGACAGCAGTAAAGGGAATTGTTTTAACTATAGTATAGAGAAATGTAATGGAGCTTGTTTATTAGAAGAATCAGCTGAAGATTATAATATTAGAGTTCAAGAACTTATAACTGTCAATTCTTTTGAAGATAAAAGTATGATGATTATTGATCGTGGGCGAGAGATTGATGAGCAAAGCGTAATATTAGTTGAAGAAGGTAAGTTTATAGGAATTGGGTATTTTAATCTAAACCATCAGATTAATAATATCGATATATTAAGATCTATAATCACTCCTATGAACCATAATAGAGATGCTCAACATATTATACAGAGTTATGTACGACAGCATAAAAGATTAAAAGTTGTACTATTAGATAAAAACAAAATAAATTCTGAGGAGTAACATTTTTGATATAATAGACACTAAATACTATATACAAATTATTTTCGATGCATCATTTTTTTTTATCTGTTCTATTTTTTTTACTCTCAATTTCAAGTATCTCTCAAGAAAGTTATAATCACAAAAACCTAGTAGTAAGTGAATATGATTTAAAAGGAACTCGTTACGAAAAAGATACTACTGCTAATGCTTTTTATATTTATGAAAAAGGGTTTAGTAGAATACAAAATGGTGGCAACTATAACCTACTCACTGATTACAGTGCAAAAATAAAGATCCTAAATAAAGAAGGTTTTGATAAAAGTACAGTAACAATATTCTTATATAAAAGTAAAAATGGAAAAGAGCTATTTCGAAATCTCACTGCCTATACATACAATCTGGAAGATGGCAAAGTCAGAAAGACAAAACTAGAAGAAGACCAAATATATCAAGAAAAATATGATGAGCATAATACTCTGGTTAAATTCACTTTCCCAAATATAAAACCAGGTTCAGTTATTACGTACTCGTATCAAGTAGAATCACCTTTTATATTTAATTTTAAAGGATGGGAATTTCAGGATGAAATTCCTAAACTATATAGTGAATATGTGACTGATCTTCCTGGAAATTATGTATACAACATTAGACTTGTTGGTAATCTAAAACTTGACGTTAACGAATCTAGCTTAATAAGAGATTGTATAGAAGTCAGTCGTGGAGGCTCTGCTAATTGTTCTCATAATCAATATATCATGAGAGATATTCCTCCGTTTAAGGAAGAAAAGTATATGACTGCAAAAAAAAACTACTTTTCTCGAGTCGAATATGAACTTAAAGAGTTGAAAAGATTCGATGGTACAAACAAAAAATATACAGAAACCTGGGAAAATGTAGACAAAGAACTGAAAAACGAAAAAGCTATTGGAGTACAGCTAAAAAAAATCAATATTACCAAAAATATTCTTCCAGACTCGATCCGAACAAAGCCAATAGGTTTAGATAAAGCTAAAGCAATATATAGATATTTTACTGATCAATATATCTGGAATGAAGAATATAAGATTTTCCGTGATGTTTCAATAAAAAATACTATTAACTCTAAAGTAGGTAACGTTGCGGAATTAAATATCCTATTACATAACATATATAAACAGCAAGGTTTTTCTGTTAAGCCTGTAATATTATCAACTAGAAAAAATGGATATGCAACAAAGATACATCCCGTACTTACTGATTTTAACTACTTAATAATTCAATTAGCTATTGATGAAAAAACTTATCAGCTAGATGCAACAGAAAAAACATTAGCATTTGGTCAGCTTCCATTTAGATGTTTAAACAAATATGGTAGGCTTCTTGACTTTAAAAACGGAAGTTTCTGGATAGATATTGCACCAGAAAAACGTTCTGTACATAATTACAGAGAAAAGCTCATACTAACGGACGAGCTATTATTTAAAGGTACATCGAAATATTTATACAGTGGATATCACGCCTATTTCAAAAGAAAGGCATTTCAAAAAACATCAGAAGAAAACTTCCTCAATAACATCCTTAATGAGGATGAAAATCTAACCGTATATGAACCAAGTATACAAAACAAAAATAATGTAGAAAAACCATTTATAGAGGAAATAGGTTTTACCAAGGTTGCAGAAAGTATCGACAATATCATCTACTTAAAACCTTTTACAAAAACTTTTTTTACTAAGAATCCTTTTAATTTAAATGAAAGAACTTATCCTGTTGATTTTGGATATAAAGACTATTATTCGCATATTGTTTTTTTAGATATTCCCGAAAACTATAATTTTTTGGATATCCCTAAAAACCGTAGCTATAAACTCCCTGGTAATGCAGGAAAACTAAATATCCTTTTCCAACAACACGGTAAAAAGTTAACAATCAACCATACAATTACATTTTTATCATCATATTACCCCGCCGAATACTATGATTCGTTAAAAGAATTTTTCAATTTAATAGTTGATATTGAAAATAACACTATCATAACTATAAAAAAGAACAGTTAATTTTTTAGTACTTTAGTTAAAATTATCAATTTTGAATCAGAAAATACACACCAGAAATTGGAAAGAAAAGTTACACGAAGTCATCTATGAGGCTGATACTCCACTGGGTAAAATATTTGATGTAATACTCTTAATCCTAATACTTTTGAGCATCATTTTTGTGATGATGGAAAGCGTTAAAGGGTTACCAGAAAAGACTTATGAATTTTTATATTATGCAGAATGGATCATTACGATTTTTTTTACATTTGAATATATCGCGAGAATAATTTCTATAAAAAAACCTTCCAAATATATATTTAGTTTTTATGGAATCATTGATTTTTTATCAACCATACCTTTATATTTATCATTTTTTATTGTCGGATCAAGTGCTTTACTTACTGTAAGAGCATTAAGATTACTGCGTATATTTAGAATTCTCAAAGTCTCTCGATACATTGGAGAATCAAATAAATTGGCTAAAGCCATTAAAGATAGTAGAGCAAAAATATTGGTGTTTTTATTTGCCGTTGTTGTTGTCTGCATCATTACTGGAACTTTAATGTACATTATAGAAGGAGAAGAAAGTGGTTTTAAAAGCATACCTATTAGTGTTTACTGGTGTATTGTAACATTAACAACGGTTGGTTATGGGGATATTGCTCCTGTAACTCCTGTTGGTCAGCTTCTAGCTGCAGTTATTATGATTATGGGATATGGTATCATAGCCGTTCCTACAGGTATTGTGAGTGCAGAATATTCTGCAAGTCAAAAAGCCACTGTTGTTAATGTAAATTCTCAGTCCTGTTCTAATTGTAATACGAGTAAACATCAAGATGGAGCTAAATTCTGTCATAACTGCGGACATACTTTATTCAATGACTAATACCCTTATTGTAGTTGTAGGCCCAACGGCCATAGGAAAAACTAGTTTAAGTATTAAACTAGCTCAAAATCTTGATTGCGAAATTGTTTCTGCAGATAGTAGACAGTTTTATAAAGAAATGTGCATCGGTACAGCAGTTCCAAGTACCGAAGAACTACAACAAGCTAAACATCATTTTATACAACATAAGAGTATACATGAAAATTACTCTGTAGGAGATTTTGAAAAAGAAGCTTTAGAAAAATTAACAGAACTCTTTAAAGAAAACAAATATGTCATTTTAGTAGGAGGCTCTGGATTGTACGTAGATGCCGTTGCTAAAGGATTAGATAGTTTCCCTAAAGCATCTGGAGCTATTAGAGAAACTTTAAAAGAACAATATAGTAAGGAAGGAATCGAAAGTTTACAACAAAAACTAAAGGAATTAGATCCTCTTTATTATGAAAAAGTTGATATCCATAACACACATCGTGTAATGAGAGCGTTAGAAATTTGTATTAGTAGCGGAAAACCTTATTCCTCTTTCATAACCAAAACACCAAAAAAAAGACCTTTTAATATTATTAAAATCGGTATTACAGCTGAAAGACAAATCATATACAACAGAATAAATGAAAGAGTCGATATAATGATCAATAATGGCCTACTAGAAGAAGTAAAAAGTTTATATCCCGATAAATCCTTAAATGCACTAAATACTGTGGGTTATAAAGAAATATTTGGATATATGGATGGCGATTCTGATTTAGATTTTGCGATTTCTGAAATCAAAAAAAATACCAGACGTTTTTCTAAAAGACAACTTACCTGGTTTAAAAAAGGTCAAGAAATAAAGTGGTTTGATTATCTATATAATCTTGATAATATACTATCATATATTAAAAAAATCGCTACAAAAGATAATTTGTAGCGATTTATAATAAGGTATTACCGCTATCTAAGATTCATCACTACGTACTACTAGCCTGAATCCTTCTCCGTGGATATTTAAAATCTCCACGTTTTCGTCTTTCTTTAGGTACTTTCTAAGTTTTGCAATATACACATCCATACTTCGAGACGTAAAGTAATTATCATCTCTCCATATTTTAGTAAGTGCTAATTCTCTCGGCATTAAATCATTAAGATGTAATGCTAGCAAACGAAGTAATTCATTTTCTTTAGGGGATAGTTTTATTGGATCTTCTTCTCTAAAAGTTAAAAATCTTAATTTAGAATTTAAATGGAATCCACCAATCTTAAATTCAAATTGTTTACTATCAGCAACAGACTCAGTGCTTTTACGCTGCATGATTGCCTGTATCTTCATCAATAACACTTCGCTATCAAATGGCTTATTTAAATAATCGTCAGCTCCAACTTTATATCCTTTTAAAACATCCTCTTTCATAGCTTTTGCTGTTAAGAAAATGATAGGAACTTCTTCATTTTTATCTCTTATCTCTTTTGCTAATGTAAAACCATCCTTATAAGGCATCATTACATCCAGGATACACATATCATAATCATCCTTTTTGAATTTTTCGAAGCCTTCCATACCATTTTTAGCATGTACGACATCATAATCATTCATAACAAGGTAATCCTTTAGTACTGTTCCAAAATTAGGATCATCTTCTACAAGCAAAATCTTTTTGTTTTCTGTTTCCATATTTTAAGATATTAACGGTAATTTAGTTATAAATGTGGAGCCTTTTCCCCGTTCGCTCTCCACCCATATTTGACCATGATGGTCATCTATTATTCGTTTTACATAGGTTAATCCAAGTCCGTGACCTTTTACATTATGTAGATCACCTGTATGCTCTCGAAAGAACTTCTCAAAGATTTTTTTCTGAGCTACCTTACTCATTCCAACTCCTTGATCACGTATCTTAAGCACTATACTATTCTTCACATTTTCTGTATAGATATCAATTTTAGGTGCTCCTTCGGAATACTTAATTGCATTATCTAAAACATTTACTACTACATTAGTCATATGACTATCATTGGCTAAAATAGAAGATTTCAATGCTCCCAAATGTGTTTTCATATACCCTTCTCTATTCTCTACTATTAAAGATACGTGTGTTATTGCATCTTCAATAATATCGTGTAGTTCGAGTGGTTCTTTCTTTATATTTAATTCATTTTTTTCTAACTGCGATATTCGTAAGACATTCTCAACCTGCGTTAACATCCTCTTATTCTCTTCGCGAATCATCTTCATATATCGCTTACGCTTATCTTCATCATCAGCAATTTTGGGGTTTTTAATTGCGTCTAATGCCAGATTAATAGTTGCTATGGGCGTTTTAAGCTCATGAGTCATATTATTTATAAAATCTGTCTTTATCTGCGATATCTGTCTTTGTTGTAATAATTGAGATAAAGCACTTGAATACGCTACCACAATTACCAACGTAAAAATAATTGACAAAATCGCCATCCCTTTTATAGTCGATAATATATATCGATTCTTACCTGTAAAATTCACATATAACTGATACAGGCTAGAACCATCTTCATTATTTACAAAAAGAGGCACCGCAAAAGTGTTCCCATCACTTTCATTCGCACTAAAATCATCAGAACGTACTCTCGTAGCTAACGCATTACTATAAATTGCATATTCGAAATCTACTTTCATATCTCTTTCTGCCAATTCTTTTTTAAGTAATCTTCTAACTTCTTCTTTTTTCACTCTTCGATGAATAGGGATAAAGTTTGCCAATTGATCTATTACAATTTCATAATCTCTTCTCTGTAGATCTGTAAGCGTACTCAACCTATCTAACTTCGACTTGGATCTATATCTTTTCTGATAATTTTCTTTCTCATTATCTATCAATTCGGCATTTCTGTTCAATATATCTTTAAGTCTTACCGTATCTATATTAAAATCGATAAACGACGAAAATAATTTAGAATCTTCTTCTAACACACCATCACCAAAAGCAAATGATCCTTTATCAAAACCTATGTTTAAGAGCTGTTGAATTGTTTTGTTATCCGGTTGTTTGATACTATCTAAAATCTCTTGTAAGGGATAATACATTTCTTCAAACTCACGATACTCAATTTTATTAGAAACAGAAATCAATATTTGCTTAGCATTAAAAGAAAATTGTTCTCTATTATTCTCTACCGTATTCTGTATCCAATATCCCTGAACAAAAATAATCCCAATTAAAGACAAACTCATCAATAGGATCAGTAATGCGAATAACCTTTTATTCATAGGTCAAAAGTAAGACTTTAACATTTAGCTACTTTAGGGTTTAACCAAATGTTAACAAAATGAAAGATTAGGAAAATAACACAATTAAAGGATGACTTTATTATGGATTTTTTTAACTTGAAGCCATGTTTCTTCTAATTTCGTATTAATTATCACGAAATCTGCCAATGGAATCTTTTTTGAATCTTCCCATTGATTTTTAAGTCGAGCAATAACTTGCGATTTTGTAGTATTATCACGTTTTAAAACTCTCTGTATTCTGGTTTCTTCAGGAGCTGTTATAAGAATTATGTAATCACATTGCTTATATCCTCCATTTTCAAATAATATAGCTGCTTCTTTTATAACATACTTAGA
This genomic interval carries:
- a CDS encoding sensor histidine kinase KdpD, with protein sequence MNKRLFALLILLMSLSLIGIIFVQGYWIQNTVENNREQFSFNAKQILISVSNKIEYREFEEMYYPLQEILDSIKQPDNKTIQQLLNIGFDKGSFAFGDGVLEEDSKLFSSFIDFNIDTVRLKDILNRNAELIDNEKENYQKRYRSKSKLDRLSTLTDLQRRDYEIVIDQLANFIPIHRRVKKEEVRRLLKKELAERDMKVDFEYAIYSNALATRVRSDDFSANESDGNTFAVPLFVNNEDGSSLYQLYVNFTGKNRYILSTIKGMAILSIIFTLVIVVAYSSALSQLLQQRQISQIKTDFINNMTHELKTPIATINLALDAIKNPKIADDEDKRKRYMKMIREENKRMLTQVENVLRISQLEKNELNIKKEPLELHDIIEDAITHVSLIVENREGYMKTHLGALKSSILANDSHMTNVVVNVLDNAIKYSEGAPKIDIYTENVKNSIVLKIRDQGVGMSKVAQKKIFEKFFREHTGDLHNVKGHGLGLTYVKRIIDDHHGQIWVESERGKGSTFITKLPLIS
- the miaA gene encoding tRNA (adenosine(37)-N6)-dimethylallyltransferase MiaA — translated: MTNTLIVVVGPTAIGKTSLSIKLAQNLDCEIVSADSRQFYKEMCIGTAVPSTEELQQAKHHFIQHKSIHENYSVGDFEKEALEKLTELFKENKYVILVGGSGLYVDAVAKGLDSFPKASGAIRETLKEQYSKEGIESLQQKLKELDPLYYEKVDIHNTHRVMRALEICISSGKPYSSFITKTPKKRPFNIIKIGITAERQIIYNRINERVDIMINNGLLEEVKSLYPDKSLNALNTVGYKEIFGYMDGDSDLDFAISEIKKNTRRFSKRQLTWFKKGQEIKWFDYLYNLDNILSYIKKIATKDNL
- a CDS encoding DUF3857 domain-containing protein codes for the protein MHHFFLSVLFFLLSISSISQESYNHKNLVVSEYDLKGTRYEKDTTANAFYIYEKGFSRIQNGGNYNLLTDYSAKIKILNKEGFDKSTVTIFLYKSKNGKELFRNLTAYTYNLEDGKVRKTKLEEDQIYQEKYDEHNTLVKFTFPNIKPGSVITYSYQVESPFIFNFKGWEFQDEIPKLYSEYVTDLPGNYVYNIRLVGNLKLDVNESSLIRDCIEVSRGGSANCSHNQYIMRDIPPFKEEKYMTAKKNYFSRVEYELKELKRFDGTNKKYTETWENVDKELKNEKAIGVQLKKINITKNILPDSIRTKPIGLDKAKAIYRYFTDQYIWNEEYKIFRDVSIKNTINSKVGNVAELNILLHNIYKQQGFSVKPVILSTRKNGYATKIHPVLTDFNYLIIQLAIDEKTYQLDATEKTLAFGQLPFRCLNKYGRLLDFKNGSFWIDIAPEKRSVHNYREKLILTDELLFKGTSKYLYSGYHAYFKRKAFQKTSEENFLNNILNEDENLTVYEPSIQNKNNVEKPFIEEIGFTKVAESIDNIIYLKPFTKTFFTKNPFNLNERTYPVDFGYKDYYSHIVFLDIPENYNFLDIPKNRSYKLPGNAGKLNILFQQHGKKLTINHTITFLSSYYPAEYYDSLKEFFNLIVDIENNTIITIKKNS
- a CDS encoding exonuclease domain-containing protein, with translation MYAILDIETTGGKYNEEGITEIAIYKFDGHKVVDQFISLINPERPIQPFVVNLTGINNKMLRNAPKFYEVAKRIVEITTDCIIVAHNASFDYRILKTEFNRLGFDFERQSLCTVELSQKLIPDQKSYSLGKLVRSLGIAISDRHRATGDAQATVKLFKLLLSKDLEKNILKETVKLETKRKVDDKLLKLIENVPAVTGVYYMHREDGTIIYIGKSKNIKKRVTQHFTNDNRKSKNIQDEVSNVTYEITGSELLALLKENEEIKLNRPKYNRALKRNKFDQGLYQFTDKKGYRNLIVKKVDQNKKSITTFTNRQQAKSFMYRWTEEFKLCLKLMDLDSSKGNCFNYSIEKCNGACLLEESAEDYNIRVQELITVNSFEDKSMMIIDRGREIDEQSVILVEEGKFIGIGYFNLNHQINNIDILRSIITPMNHNRDAQHIIQSYVRQHKRLKVVLLDKNKINSEE
- a CDS encoding ion transporter, which produces MNQKIHTRNWKEKLHEVIYEADTPLGKIFDVILLILILLSIIFVMMESVKGLPEKTYEFLYYAEWIITIFFTFEYIARIISIKKPSKYIFSFYGIIDFLSTIPLYLSFFIVGSSALLTVRALRLLRIFRILKVSRYIGESNKLAKAIKDSRAKILVFLFAVVVVCIITGTLMYIIEGEESGFKSIPISVYWCIVTLTTVGYGDIAPVTPVGQLLAAVIMIMGYGIIAVPTGIVSAEYSASQKATVVNVNSQSCSNCNTSKHQDGAKFCHNCGHTLFND
- a CDS encoding response regulator transcription factor produces the protein METENKKILLVEDDPNFGTVLKDYLVMNDYDVVHAKNGMEGFEKFKKDDYDMCILDVMMPYKDGFTLAKEIRDKNEEVPIIFLTAKAMKEDVLKGYKVGADDYLNKPFDSEVLLMKIQAIMQRKSTESVADSKQFEFKIGGFHLNSKLRFLTFREEDPIKLSPKENELLRLLALHLNDLMPRELALTKIWRDDNYFTSRSMDVYIAKLRKYLKKDENVEILNIHGEGFRLVVRSDES